A window of Candidatus Vicinibacter proximus contains these coding sequences:
- a CDS encoding SET domain-containing protein-lysine N-methyltransferase, producing the protein MEKTYYCPDLLWETIEEIDGVLNLKRAKDKNVQALFTSTPFLKGETIIQFSANEILERPTYLTVQTGPDRHITLEPQFLQYINHSCDPNIIFDVDQMMIIAIKDIGNGEELKFFYPSTEWEMDQPFICNCGSSQCLGLISGALAIDSDARHRYQVSNYIKSKWSESDQRKV; encoded by the coding sequence TTGGAAAAAACATATTATTGTCCTGATCTATTGTGGGAAACTATTGAAGAAATTGATGGGGTGTTAAATCTTAAAAGAGCTAAGGATAAGAATGTGCAAGCTTTATTTACCAGCACGCCATTTTTAAAAGGTGAGACCATAATACAGTTCAGTGCAAATGAAATTTTAGAAAGACCTACATATCTAACGGTACAGACTGGTCCGGACAGGCATATAACTCTGGAACCACAATTCCTTCAATATATCAATCACAGTTGTGATCCAAATATTATTTTTGATGTTGATCAAATGATGATAATAGCGATAAAGGATATTGGTAATGGGGAGGAGTTAAAGTTTTTTTATCCTTCAACAGAATGGGAAATGGACCAGCCTTTTATCTGTAATTGTGGTTCTTCACAATGTTTGGGATTGATATCGGGCGCATTAGCTATTGATTCTGATGCCAGACATCGTTATCAGGTAAGCAATTATATCAAAAGCAAGTGGAGTGAATCGGATCAAAGGAAAGTATGA